The Methanobrevibacter gottschalkii DSM 11977 genome includes a region encoding these proteins:
- a CDS encoding ATP-binding protein produces MVVKYLPRILDDDLEKCLTMIGAILIVGPKWCGKTTTAEQHANSVLKLQDKDNYKSNMMWADIEPSRLLKGDKPRLIDEWQVAPVLWDSVRTSVDESEDYGLYILTGSTVVDEDSIMHSGTGRIHRMLMRPMSLYESGESNGQISIMDLFNNPDININECESDLTIDDLIFAACRGGWPDSLNQKTREGKLFVAYNYLENICNTDVSAVDGVKRDPDRVRLLLRSLARNNSTLAKDQTIIDDMNANFMDISRPTYYSYVDALKRLFVIEDNRGWSPNIKSKSAIRSGNKKVFIDPSIAVAALNANPESMINDLNTFGFIFENLCIRDLSIYTNSHGGKVSYYHDKSGLEIDCVVHLRDGRYALIECKLGNDGIEEGSQNLLKINGLIEKNDKLDNPTFLAVLTGGKYAYTRPDGVKVFPIGCLR; encoded by the coding sequence ATGGTTGTTAAATATTTGCCAAGAATATTGGATGATGATTTGGAAAAATGTCTTACAATGATTGGTGCAATTCTTATTGTTGGACCAAAGTGGTGCGGCAAGACAACTACTGCAGAACAGCATGCAAACAGTGTATTAAAACTACAAGATAAAGACAATTACAAATCAAACATGATGTGGGCAGACATAGAACCTTCACGATTATTGAAAGGGGACAAACCACGATTAATCGACGAATGGCAGGTGGCTCCAGTATTATGGGATTCAGTTAGAACAAGCGTTGATGAAAGCGAAGATTATGGATTGTATATTTTAACCGGTTCGACAGTAGTTGATGAAGATAGTATAATGCATTCTGGAACCGGAAGAATCCATAGGATGTTGATGAGGCCTATGAGCTTGTATGAAAGCGGCGAATCCAATGGGCAAATTTCAATTATGGATTTATTCAACAATCCTGACATCAACATTAATGAATGTGAATCCGATTTAACAATTGATGATTTGATATTTGCAGCATGTCGTGGCGGATGGCCTGATTCACTGAACCAAAAAACCCGAGAGGGCAAACTGTTTGTTGCATATAATTATTTGGAAAATATCTGTAATACTGATGTTTCTGCCGTTGATGGGGTTAAAAGAGATCCTGATAGAGTAAGATTATTATTGCGTTCACTTGCAAGAAACAATTCTACATTGGCTAAGGACCAGACTATCATTGATGATATGAATGCTAATTTCATGGATATAAGTAGGCCAACATACTATTCATATGTTGATGCATTAAAAAGATTATTCGTAATTGAAGACAATAGGGGATGGTCACCTAACATCAAATCCAAATCAGCAATCCGATCAGGAAATAAGAAAGTGTTCATAGACCCTTCAATCGCAGTAGCTGCACTAAATGCAAACCCTGAATCCATGATTAATGATTTGAATACATTCGGTTTCATTTTTGAAAACTTATGCATTCGTGATTTAAGCATCTATACCAATTCTCATGGTGGAAAAGTTTCATATTACCATGACAAGTCAGGTTTGGAAATCGACTGTGTTGTTCACTTAAGAGATGGAAGATATGCATTAATAGAATGCAAACTTGGAAATGATGGAATAGAAGAAGGCTCTCAAAATCTACTTAAAATCAATGGTTTAATTGAAAAGAATGACAAATTGGACAATCCTACATTTCTTGCAGTATTGACCGGTGGAAAATATGCATACACTCGTCCAGACGGGGTTAAAGTTTTTCCAATTGGCTGTTTAAGATAG
- a CDS encoding DUF4870 domain-containing protein — MAETTDKVIVIVGYLLAIFIPILGLIAGIVLYFVKKEDPFYQKHAKYIIIVSIVVWALSAIFVGMLNVGLDGF, encoded by the coding sequence ATGGCTGAAACTACAGACAAAGTTATTGTAATTGTAGGATATCTTCTTGCTATATTTATACCTATATTAGGTTTAATTGCAGGAATAGTATTATACTTTGTAAAAAAAGAAGATCCATTCTACCAAAAACATGCAAAATATATTATAATCGTTTCAATAGTCGTATGGGCTTTAAGCGCCATATTTGTGGGAATGCTCAATGTTGGATTAGACGGTTTTTAA